The Acanthopagrus latus isolate v.2019 chromosome 11, fAcaLat1.1, whole genome shotgun sequence genome segment GACCGTCGGTTCTGCTCCAACAGGTTCTGTTCTCCACAAAGTCTCCTGATGTCACGCAGCAGGATCATTAGCGCCTGCAgcttcacactgacagcagctacaGCCACCAGCACCTCaggtaaatatatatatattctaataCAGACTTTATTCAGGTGAACATTACATCTCCATTAGTTAAAGGAAAAACATCATCTGGTTCCAATATGAGAAGAAAACTGTCATGAGGATGTTTATATAACATTAAACAACAGTTAATATGTctaaaagttaaatgttttatatcatgaattataataaacattaaattgtcttttattcacaaaaaacaaagagcaatACTGGACtgtattaaaagtgaaaaacatcattaaacAGACTTAAAATTATAGATATTAATTAACTTTATGGACTTTACGTGAACATTAAGATAAAAAAATCATCTGTAAAAAACTTCTATATGAAGATTCTTCTTCgataaagaacaaaacattacaaCTGTAGAATAACTCGTCATCAGGACCTTCAtggaaaagtaaataaaacattatctGGACTCGGAAGTAAAAAATATCTTGGTGACTTTTGTTTCAAGCAGAACCGGAGAACTGTATGATCAGGTAAACAGCTTCACAATGAGTCGAGTCCATCACAGCAGGACTCTGAAGAGGTTTATTGATCTATCATCAGGAACATTAAGATCATTATGACATGTCTCTTATCAACAGAACCTCAGGTGACTCCGTGTGGACTGCTGGACAGTGAAGAAGACGTGAGGATGGACACAGCGCTgaccttcatcttcctccttaGGTGAGACTCTACAGAAtctgttgaactgttcctttaacgtCTGAGCCGTTCGTGTGTTTCTGGTTCACATGTTCTACAGtcgctgtctgtctcctgtGGTAGATGTTGGTGTGTCGGGTCTCTGCCCAGAGGACAGTCTGTCTCCTTCTCGGTGACTTTCAGTGGTGgaactctgctgctggtggacgttgaagaagcagctgaacaTGATCACAATCAACACAAGACAACAGGTGACGCCTGTAGGTCCAAAGACCCAGAACGTAAAGAACAGAAGTAGAACAcggtctctttgtgtttgttttgtcgcTTTGCGTCTGACTGGAGGACGTCTGACTGGAGGACGTCTCTCTGGAGGACGTCTTTGGGACGTCTCTCTGGAGGATGTCACTGGAGGACGTCTCTCTGGAGGACGTCTCTCTGGAGGACGTCTTTGGGACGTCTCTCTGGAGGATGTCACTGGAGGACGTCTCTCTGGAGGACGTCTCTCTGGAGGACGTCTTTGGGACGTCTCTCTGGAGGACGTCTCTCTGGAGGACGTCTTTGGGACGTCTCTCTGGAGGACGTCTCTCTGGAGGATGTCTTTGGGACGTCTCTCTGGAGGATGTCTCTGGAGGACGTCTCTCTCGAGGACGTCTTTGGGACGTCTCTCTGGAGGACGTCTCTCTGGAGGATGTCTCTCTGGAGGATGTCTCTCTGGAGGACGTCTTTGGGACGTCTCTCTGGAGGATGTCTCTCTGGAGGACGTCTTTGGGACGTCTCTCTGGAGGACATCTCTCTGGAGGACGTCTTTGGGACGTCTCTCTGGAGGATGTCTCTGGAGGACGTCTCTCTCGAGGACGTCTTTGGGACGTCTCTCTGGAGGATGTCTCTCTGGAGGATGTCTCTCTCGAGGACGTCTTTGGGACGTCTCTCTGGAGGATGTCTCTCTGGAGGATGTCTCTCTGGAGGACGTCTTTGGGACGTCTCTCTGGAGGATGTCTCTCTGGAGGATGTCTCTCTGGAGGACGTCTTTGGGACGTCTCTCTGGAGGATGTCTCTCTGGAGGATGTCTCTCTCGAGGACGTCTCTCTGGAGGACGTCTTTGGGACGTCTCTCTGGAGGACGTCTCTCTGGAGGACGTCTTTGGGACGTCTCTCTGGGATTGAACTCTCACTATAAAACTCGACACAGACTTGCCAGAAAAatttccaaaacacaaaagtttataaaataaacaaagagtAAACAAAGTTCTTATTATTTTGTCCAGGTGCGTTTGCAGGTTCTGGTCCGTCTGTCCAGGTTCTGTCCTCCGTCCCGCTCTCTCAGGATCCAGGATCCCCTAGGCTGCTGGTCTGTCTTCTCGCTGGATTAAACTCACCCCTGCAGGACGTCCTGTGGTGGGTCGATGACACACcggtgacatcatcagattCTCAAGTCTCATGGATGATGTCAGATGGGGGCGGGGCCTACAGCGCTACCTCAGTGTGGGAGgtgtcagcagcagactggaggTCCAGGTCCACATACTGGTGCGGGACAGTCCAGGAGGGACGAGTCTTCAGACAGAAGGTCTGTGGGAGGGACGAGGATCAGCTCCACCCTGCTGCTGACACTTAGATAACGCTCAGGTctctgatctcaggtcagtgAGCACAGATTCacctgaggagctgctggaggccaGAAACAGTCCACAGACTGAACTCATGGATCATCATGTTGATCTGAGCAGCTGACTGATGAGAGAGTTATTCTGTGTGTATCAGCTGTTCATGTCACACTCAGTGTTACTGTGAgcataaacatgtttgttgttggaTTTTAAGGAAACTTGTCACCAGGTTATTAAAGTCAATAAAAATTTATGTCTCGtttgttcaaaacaaacattcagtaAACTCACCTGTTGTTCCGCTCACCTTTACTGAGCTCTCGTGTTTCTTTGTGAagattaaaacataatttattatcattatcattatcacagTCCTTTCTGCAGCGACGAGGTCTGAAGTGAAACAAGTCCTGATCAATAGAATAATGAAAGCTCTGTAAGGTGTTGATTCATCTTAAGAGCGACAGAAAGACGTACATGAAGCTTTAACTTCATGTTCAACtcaagaaatgtgtttgatgCTGTATGAGCTATAAACATGTTCATTAACATTTCTATTAACACATACTAATGTTCAAAAGTACCTAATGAAGTCCTGATTAAAGGGCCTGATGACAGGATCAATAACACTGATGTTTCACAGCGTGACAGTAAAACTGCTACGAACGGCCGagatcataaataaatatataactcAATgaattcaccaaaaataatattaaaattaaaaggGGACATTAatcaatatataaaatgtgacatcaaCCGATATTTGTTATAATCAGTTTGGTATTAAATCCTCTGTTTGTTGTATTGATGAATGTACATTAATTAGTCTCTGATTGTCTGAAGCGAtgctctgatgtcatcagccGACAGGCTTCGTTTTGTTATAACGAAGCAGAATTAATTCATAAACAGCattaaaagggaaataaatcaatacaGATACAGTTTAAAGAAGAATCATGCATTTGGCCAGATTTGACAAATTATTGcatataatacatttttttgattgttATTTTAGTGCATTTCAAAGCGTATGCATTTATTCACTGagtcatttctgtctctgtattttattttggcagtgtGTCCACCTGAACACAGGTGAGTTCTGTCAGTGAAGGTGGACCAGCTGCTCTGGTTCTGAGTCTTTAATCTGATATGAgcaacagaataaaataatacatgcaaacacaggtgagacagtCGACTGCCACACTGTCCGTTTATATGTCCTCCTTCAAATTAAAGGTACAAGTTcactcagaaaacacaaaacaaacaccatttACAGTTTAGCCCCGCCCACCTCCACCCACTTCCGCCCACCTTCACCCACTCACCCGTCAGCAGCCAAGATAAATAGAAGcaaaatattcatgtttgtaCAGAAGAGTATAATGTGAATCAAACACAGAGTACATGCTCTCTACTGTGACCAGAACACGTCAGACACACCTGTGGACAGGTGACCTTGTCATCGGTCCGCCAGGAGGCGAGCACATTATCTAAGAGGAACCAAACAAACCGAAACTGCTCGACCCAGTCCAGCAGCTGTCAGGATTCAGCCCTGACAGGTGATCTCAGCTGATCTTAGGTATATTCAGCTTTAACAACATTCAGAGGTCTGGTTCCTCTTCAGGCTTCACACGGTGGCTGAGGCAGAACAAAAAGCACAGCAACCTGAGAGACACCGTCTGCCACCAGAGGTGTAGAAATCAAACGTCTCTGACAGGTCACCTGTGGACAAACAGGATCAGATCAGGACTTCatgtcttctctctgtctgtgctgctcgTCTCTTCAGGTGTCGGGACTTTTactaaaaatcaaaaatagatcGACAAGCCTTCAGTTTCAATCACTGAATTCAAAAGTTTCTCCCAGTAATTATGTTCTCTCTATCAAAAAAACCAACACGACAGAGATGAAGCTTAGCATTAGTCTGCAGCTAGtttagcattagcctgcagcgTCACTTCCTGACTCTTGTCCTGTGTGATGAGgacgatcagctgactggtCGACCTGGATAAAGTCAGGCTGTAAAGAGAGTTTGACGTCTTTACAGATCCACATGtgacagatggcagcagagctGTTAGAGCGAAAAGAAATCCATAGAGGCCGTCCGCACGAAAACGCTcttttgcatcgttttggcccACACAGATCCTGAAAACGCAGCGCctcaaaatgcacttttttgaaaatgggTCTCAGAGTGGAGAAATCCAAACATGCAGCCCTCGTGTTTTCATGTGGATGGTGAATCCGCATACTTTCATACAAACCATGAcgaggaagacggagaaaaaaaaagactgttttcGCCCGTGTGAACGGGGCCACAATCAAAccttaaaacctttaaaaatataaagtcaaatcaaattgtgtgttttgagaatGGTGTTCTGCTCAGCTGTTTACAGTCCAGacgactgctgctgctgatgacctcactttgtttctcctcctttgtTTGACTGATCGCAGCATCTCTGACCTCTGCCTGAactgagcagctgcagtcctGTTTGTACTGTCTGGGCCACCGTAgagctttatgtttttgtctctgtgtcctcagctCCGCCTGCTGGGCTCGACATTTTGGAAGCCCCTGTACAAAAAGAGGTAGAACGTGTGGTTTCAGATCAGATGAAAATTTTGTTTCCaacaaaggtcaaaggtcaaatttGGATGTTTTGGGGATCTGAACACTGACTTTGTCTCTGGTGGAGCTGAGCAGTCCACATGTCATGAAGAATCTGTCTAAAACCAAACTATGTACAGTGCAAGCAGGAGGGGGAGTAACAACACGACGTACTAGAAGATCACGAACACGACACGTCACTCACCTGACCGCTACACAGGTCTACCTATCAGAGCGCCCGACTCAACGGTCAAGAGTAGAAAGGATAAAAAACTCAAAGCAGATTGTCTCTTCACGTCGCCTGAAACACAAACCTCCAGTTTGTCTCACAGTTTTACagaagcagcacacacacatgctccgAAACGTAACGggatgcagaagaagaagaagaaaaaaccaGAGCAAGGCGAAGCTGCTCGCTCTGTCCTCGTCCATCTCATCAGCGTCCACGTAAAGTTTAttaaaatacaatcaatcatCTCCATCCTGAGTGCCCGACGAGAAGTTCACCTTCTGttcaggagaagaagaagaagaagaagtaggagaagaagaagaagaagaagaagaagtagaagaagaagaagaagaagaagaaaaagagaagaagaagaaaatgaaggagaagagaagaagaaaaagaagaagaagaaaaagaacgAGAGGAAGAAGTTTGTCCTCATCAgaacttaaaggagcacttcaACATTTGGGGAATCACTGAGCCACTTCCTGTCGAGACGTTCTCCGTCTCATGTTCGTGTGTTCACGATGTTGAATGAATCCTCTAAAGTGACGGCAGACTTCTGAGTCTGTCTGAGATAAAATACAAGTTTGTGTCCAAAATGTAGAAACCGGGATGaatgtgtgacttcctgtccacACGGTGTTATCATGTGATCAGTCTGTTTATTGATCAGTAAGAACTCGATCTCAGTTCGATCAGACGGGTCAGACTCGGCCACAAGTGGAAAGTCATGGGTCATACATCTGATTACAAAGGTCATTATCTATATCTAGTTATGGATCGATACCTCtgattcataattcattttggtcacaaacatcagctgacCCGTCGTCACTGCGGTGAGAAGAAGAGACGCCATGTTAGTTTGAGTTAAACTTCTGAATCAGAGAGGAGTCTACCAGCAGGCTAACTGTCAGTCAGAAATGTCGCTGTTTTGAACAGCGGAGAGCTTCAACACTTCCATTTCATCTGTTGTGGagtatataaagtataaaagtGCTGAGTGGACACAGATCAATAAACTGTATAATT includes the following:
- the LOC119028924 gene encoding uncharacterized protein LOC119028924 isoform X2, with the translated sequence MSRSRIISACSFTLTAATATSTSEPQVTPCGLLDSEEDVRMDTALTFIFLLRCWCVGSLPRGQSVSFSVTFSGGTLLLVDVEEAAEHDHNQHKTTGAFAGSGPSVQVLSSVPLSQDPGSPRLLVCLLAGLNSPLQDVLWWVDDTPVTSSDSQVSWMMSDGGGAYSATSVWEVSAADWRSRSTYWCGTVQEGRVFRQKVCGRDEDQLHPAADT
- the LOC119028924 gene encoding immunoglobulin lambda-like polypeptide 1 isoform X1 produces the protein MSRSRIISACSFTLTAATATSTSEPQVTPCGLLDSEEDVRMDTALTFIFLLRCWCVGSLPRGQSVSFSVTFSGGTLLLVDVEEAAEHDHNQHKTTGDACAFAGSGPSVQVLSSVPLSQDPGSPRLLVCLLAGLNSPLQDVLWWVDDTPVTSSDSQVSWMMSDGGGAYSATSVWEVSAADWRSRSTYWCGTVQEGRVFRQKVCGRDEDQLHPAADT